From the genome of Vicia villosa cultivar HV-30 ecotype Madison, WI linkage group LG2, Vvil1.0, whole genome shotgun sequence, one region includes:
- the LOC131652893 gene encoding cell division cycle protein 27 homolog B-like → MESILIDCVQKSLHHFMHSNAIFISQRLCAQFPSETNLQLLAACYLQSNQAYSAYHILKGTKMPQSRYLFAVSCFHLDLLSEAEAALCPANESGVEVPNGAPGHYLLGQVYRYTDRRKSAINHFKQALSMDPLMWAAYEELCILGAAEEATVVFGEVASFCIQKQYINCATSPNLSDENCNVSAIGQSVSEDVSPRKLRHAQGLKDIAVNPHGSSIGGTAGQLTSSSSSNMSFYNTPSPMAPQLSAVAPPPLCRNVMPNGLNVSTLNSENSKSTINPTIQAPRRKFVGEGKLRKISGRLFSDSGPRRSSRLSSEASVSSNANATVVSGNVTSNSYKGGSKDSKPAPMTFRTMTIRKGQSWANENIDGGIHNDALDVGRLNIASTTCSSAAIEAKSYEQDATTLQVSGQVTSDSKFITGTMEILTLLRVLGEGYRLACLYRCQEALDTYLKLPQRHYNTGWVLSQVGKAHYELVDNLEADRVFSLARQIAPYNLEGMDIYSTVLYHLKEDMKLSYLAQELISTDRLAPQSWCAMGNCYSLQKDHETALKNFQRAVQLNPRFAYAHTLCGHEYVAQEDYENGIKSYQSALMVDARHYNAWYGLGMLYLRQEKFEFSEHHFRMAYRINPKSSVILSYLGTALHSLKRSEEGLAVMEKAILADKKNLLPMYQKANILMGLERFGEALEVLEELKEYAPYESSVFALMGNIYRRRNMNERAMFHYGIALDLKPSATDAATIKAAIEKLHLPEELEDNL, encoded by the exons ACAAATTTGCAATTATTAGCTGCCTGTTACTTGCAGAGTAATCAAGCTTATTCTGCATACCATATTTTAAAGG GAACAAAAATGCCTCAATCCCGGTACTTGTTTGCAGTATCCTGCTTCCATTTGGATCTTCTTAGCGAAGCTGAGGCAGCATTGTGCCCTGCTAACGAGTCTGGTGTAGAG GTTCCAAATGGCGCACCCGGTCATTATCTATTAGGGCAGGTTTACAG GTACACTGACAGAAGGAAAAGCGCCATTAATCATTTTAAACAGGCACTATCAATGGATCCTCTAATGTGGGCTGCATATGAGGAGTTGTGCATATTAG GTGCTGCTGAAGAAGCTACTGTAGTTTTCGGTGAAGTGGCTTCATTTTGCATACAAAAGCAATATATAAATTGCGCAACCTCTCCAAATTTGTCAGATGAAAATTGTAATGTTAGTGCAATTGGACAGAGTGTCTCCGAAGACGTGAGTCCAAGGAAACTAAGACACGCACAAGGTCTAAAGGATATTGCTGTAAACCCTCATGGATCATCTATAGGGGGAACTGCTGGTCAACTCACCAGTAGCAGTTCATCTAACATGTCATTTTATAACACCCCGTCTCCAATGGCCCCACAG TTGTCAGCTGTTGCTCCACCTCCTTTGTGTAGGAATGTGATGCCAAATGGCCTAAATGTGAGCACACTTAATTCTGAAAATTCTAAGTCAACAATTAACCCTACTATTCAAGCCCCTCGAAGAAAGTTTGTGGGTGAAGGAAAATTACGAAAG ATTTCGGGTAGGTTATTTTCTGATTCTGGTCCTCGGCGTAGTTCAAGACTCTCTAGTGAAGCAAGTGTAAGTTCAAATGCTAATGCAACAGTTGTATCTGGAAACGTAACTAGTAACTCTTATAAAGGAGGGTCAAAAGACTCAAAACCTGCCCCTATGACATTTCGTACCATGACAATTCGAAAGGGGCAGTCATGGGCCAATGAAAACATTGATGGAG ggaTTCATAATGATGCTTTGGATGTTGGTCGTTTAAATATTgcatcaacaacatgttcatcTGCTGCCATTGAGGCTAAATCTTATGAACAAGATGCAACAACTCTTCAAGTTAGTGGGCAAGTAACAAGTGATTCTAAATTCATCACCGGTACGATGGAAATATTGACCCTTCTACGAGTTCTTGGTGAAGGCTATAGGCTTGCCTGCTTGTATAGGTGCCAG GAAGCACTGGATACCTATCTGAAACTTCCACAGAGGCACTACAATACTGGATGGGTTCTTTCTCAG GTTGGGAAGGCACACTATGAGTTAGTTGATAATTTAGAAGCCGATCGGGTCTTTAGTCTAGCTCGTCAAATTGCACCATATAATTTGGAAGGGATGGATATTTACTCAACAGTTCTTTAT CATTTAAAGGAAGATATGAAGCTAAGCTACCTTGCCCAGGAACTGATTTCAACTGATCGGTTAGCTCCTCAATCTTG GTGTGCCATGGGAAATTGCTATAGCCTGCAGAAAGATCATGAAACTGCACTGAAAAATTTTCAACGAGCTGTTCAACTGAATCCAAGATTTGCATATGCTCACACCCTTTGTGGACACGA GTATGTTGCACAAGAAGATTATGAAAATGGGATTAAGAGCTATCAGAGTGCACTCATGGTTGACGCAAGGCACTATAACGCATGGTATGGACTCGGAATGTTATATCTCCGCCAAGAGAAATTTGAGTTCTCAGAACATCATTTCCGTATGGCTTACCGAATCAACCCAAAATCTTCTGTGATATTGTCATACCTAGGAACTGCTTTGCATTCTTTGAAG AGAAGCGAAGAAGGGTTGGCCGTGATGGAGAAAGCTATTTTAGCAGATAAGAAAAATCTACTCCCCATGTATCAAAAGGCCAACATTCTAATGGGCCTGGAAAGGTTTGGTGAGGCTTTGGAAGTCCTAGAGGAGCTTAAAGAGTACGCTCCTTACGAAAGTAGTGTCTTTGCTTTGATGGGCAATATTTATAGACGGCGTAACATGAATGAAAGAGCAATGTTTCATTATGGTATTGCTTTGGATTTGAAACCATCTGCAACAGATGCTGCCACCATTAAG GCTGCCATCGAGAAATTGCATCTCCCTGAGGAGTTGGAAGACAACTTGTAG